The genomic region TCGTCCACATGCCCGGTGTCAGCGAGGCGCCGCACGGCAGCGTCTACGTCAAGTTCCTCGCGGTCGACTCCCGGCAGCGCAAGCCCGAGAACCTGCACGCTCTGCTCGCGGCCGTCGAAGAGATGGCGCATGCGGCCCAGCTTCAGCGCGTGGTGGCGCCGGTCTATACGTACTACTGGACCGCGTACCAGACGCTCCTCGAGCGCGGCTACCATCCGGACTTCACCATGGTCCGGATGAAGCGGGGCAAGCAGGAAGACTACGAGCACCCGGACGGCCTGGTGCTCGACGACTGGCGCTAGCGCATTGAGGCGGGTGATCTGCGGACGCGACGCGACCCTGCGCGCCTGGGCGCTCTGCGCCGCGTTGCTCGCGCAGAATCCCGGGGCCGCGGGGGCGCATGCCATCATCCTCGAGTCCGATCCCGCGGCAGGCGCGAAGGTCGCGGACCCGCCCACGCGCATCTACCTCCGCTTCAACAGCAAGATCGAGAAGCGCCTCAGCCACGTCACGCTCACCGCCGCAGACGGCCGGCCGGTGCCCGTGGCCGTCAAGGCCGACGGCAGCGAGAAGCCGGACCGGATCGTGCTGCCGCTCGGGTCGCTCCGCCCCGGCGCCTACGTGGTCCGCTACAAGGTTCTCGCAGCCGACGGTCACATCACGGAGGGCGCCCTGCGCTTCACCGTGCTCGAGCCGAAGTAGCGACGGAGAGTTCCCGATGCTCAAGGGCAGGGCGACGTCCGAGGGCACCGCGGCCTATCGCGCGGCCCAGGGCGCCGGGGCGGCAGACGACCACTTCCGCGAGTGGCGCGGACTGTCGCTCTCCTCGGTCGGTATCGGGACCTACCTGGGCCCTGACGACGACGCCACGGACGCGC from Candidatus Methylomirabilota bacterium harbors:
- a CDS encoding copper resistance CopC family protein, which translates into the protein MICGRDATLRAWALCAALLAQNPGAAGAHAIILESDPAAGAKVADPPTRIYLRFNSKIEKRLSHVTLTAADGRPVPVAVKADGSEKPDRIVLPLGSLRPGAYVVRYKVLAADGHITEGALRFTVLEPK